CTATCAAATATTAAATAAAGGAACGAACGATATTACCGTCATTCACAAGGAACTTTTTGGAAAGTGGCTTGGTGGGCTGCTTAGTTTGGCTTTAATTGTTTATTTGCTTGCTTTGGCCATCTCCGTTGTTCGCAGTTATACCGAATTGATTCAAGTTTGGATCTTTCCGCAATTGGAAACATGGTATATGGCCTTGATTCTCTCTGTGCTCGTGTATGTGTATGTCATTGGAGGTTTTCGAATCATTGTTGGAATTTGCTTCCTTAGCTTCATTTTTACTACACCGATTTTTTTTATTATGGTAGGTTTTCCTTTGCGGCATATGCAAATTTCTCATCTTTTTCCCATTTTGGATCATTCCGCGGCTGAGTTGTTGTCCGCCTCCAAGACGATGGCATATAGTTTGACCGGGTTTGAAACGATATTTTTCTTTTATACGTTCATCAAAGATGCTCCACGATCGCAAAAATGGGGGCATTATGGAACGGCCTTCAGTACAGTCAGCTATTTAGTGATAATGATCGTGTCCCTTATGTACTTTTCCAAGAATCAATTGCTTGAGTCGATTTGGCCGACATTAACCATTTGGCAAATTGCTGATTTTCCTTTTCTTGAAAGGTTTGAGTTTATGGGGATCTCTTTCTGGCTGTTCAGTGTCGTGAATAGTGTTTGTCTATATATTTGGGCAGGCACCAGAGGGTTGAAGCAGCTGTTTAGCTTGAAGCAGAAACATAGTCTTATCGTAATGCTCACTTTAACAGCAGTGGCGGCCATATTATTAAAAACCCGCGAGCAGATCGATCAGCTAAATTCTTTAATGGGTACGGTGAGTCTTTACGTCATGTATGCGTATATTCCGTTTATCTTTTTTTATCAAATGATTAAAGGGAAATTGAGGAGAACGTCATGAAAAAATTCCTTCTTTGGTGCATTTTCACCTTCATCCTTCTGTTCTACAACTCAAATGAAACTATGATACTTGAAGATATCCAGCATGTGTCTGCCATTGGATATGACTATGTGGATGACGATCGGATGAAGGGAACGGCCGCTGCTCCTTTTTATCCTGCCGGCATAAATGTTGAGCCGCTCGATGCTTTTTTTACCGCGGAAGGCCATACCTTTCTGGACATCTTGCAAAAGCAGCAGCTGGAGTCCCAAAGAAAGCTCGTCACGGGACGTCTGCAAAATTTTTTAATTAGTAAAGAGCTGGCAAAACACGGAGTCGCGGAGCTAACCGATCCGCTCGGACGATCCACC
This genomic stretch from Peribacillus muralis harbors:
- a CDS encoding GerAB/ArcD/ProY family transporter produces the protein MLPLPPENRKVSPFFVFYLIVAAQFGLGVFSFQREIVKVVGNDAWIAVIIAGISIHIILWMIYQILNKGTNDITVIHKELFGKWLGGLLSLALIVYLLALAISVVRSYTELIQVWIFPQLETWYMALILSVLVYVYVIGGFRIIVGICFLSFIFTTPIFFIMVGFPLRHMQISHLFPILDHSAAELLSASKTMAYSLTGFETIFFFYTFIKDAPRSQKWGHYGTAFSTVSYLVIMIVSLMYFSKNQLLESIWPTLTIWQIADFPFLERFEFMGISFWLFSVVNSVCLYIWAGTRGLKQLFSLKQKHSLIVMLTLTAVAAILLKTREQIDQLNSLMGTVSLYVMYAYIPFIFFYQMIKGKLRRTS